The Oryza glaberrima chromosome 5, OglaRS2, whole genome shotgun sequence DNA segment ACAATATCTGTTGTCTAAGTTTCAAGGCAGATCTGCTATCTTGAAGGTAAAATCTTCCCAAGAACCCTTTTACTGCTAGTAGATACTAGATAGTAATGTTAAATAAACCCAAAAATGTAACTGGAATGTTCATTACAATCTGGGTTGGCTTCCAACCCTACTATCCGCCTACCAAATTGAATCCTGTATAATGCCACCATCTAGAAGGAAGGTATTTTCACGCCCTTGAGTACTTTGAGCTCCACATCGGTACCTTGAGAGGCTCATCATCAACCACTCCACCTCCGTTCTCAACTTTGCTCAGAGAGTCTGAGATCAAAGGAGCCGAATCGCCTTCTTTCGCCTGTAATATATGGCGTTTTGAAGAGCTGATAAGATATGTGGGAACAATTGAAACGATTCCAGAACTAATGGTGAACCATTTGCAAGCAATAAAATTCAGACTGGAAGCTACCTGTTGTGGGGAGACTTCGGCGTTTTTTTGCTGGCCCTCCAATGTGCAGAAGTATGAGTATAAGACCATTCCAACTACTGCAATTAGGATGCCGAGTATGTTTCTCCAGCTAAATGGGTCATGAAGCAAAACATAACCAAAGGTCAGTACTAGGCATGTTTTAAGATGGCCCAGGACTTGGTAAGTGACAGGAGAAGTCTTTCCGATCACAAGGAAAGTGCTGAAGTTCACTGAGACAGATATCAAGCACGATAATACAATGAAAAACTGCATAAGAAACAAGggcaaaatcagaatcagatAAAACAAGGTCAAAGTAAGTCTTCGAAAGTTGTTTCACTGCTTACCACAACTTGGGATGTGTAGTCGAATGCAAATACATTTTGGTTAGTCAAAAATCCATCAAGGAATGGACCAATAAGGAAGAGGGTCAGTGATTGATAGGGGCAAGATTGGTATAATAATTGGGTTGAAGAAACCTTGAACTTCTTCTGGATAGTGTTTGTCATCTAATAGCTGGTTAAGGATGACAGAAACCAACAACAAAATAGAGTACTACAAAATTGTGATCCATAATAGTGatcaaaaggaaaacaaaaaaatagttACACTAGTAGCTTCTGTTTATTTAGAAGGGGAGCGACATCGCAAGAGATACTGTTGGCAAATATCGAGTTATCTAACATTGCAAATGTAAACAAGATGTATTGCCTACTTGAATACTCAAACCAGAATCAAGTGTGACTGACCAAAGATGATAATAAAAGCCTGACCGTGTATGAAAATTCTACTTTCTCACTACAGGGTGATTATGCATAAAATTTCATTTTTTGGGAAGAGGAAAATAAGGGCTGAAGTTGAAGGATACAATTTGCGCGATGCAGGTTGTAATAATTGCCAGCAAGGACAATACGGATCCCACAGCATTGAGTTGCAGATCAGTCACTGTTGCAACGCCGACACCAAAGAGGAGCACTGAAAGGGACAGTTGGATACTCCGGCTACAGTGTCAATTCAGACAAGGGTTAGCTCAAGACATCATCACACGGGCGCACAAAGGTATAAAACACAAACCTGAACTTCTTCCTGAAGAAAAGAGTCTCCAAAATAACAGTGCATGGGATGATAGCCAGCTTTGTCATCTAGACATAAAGGACATTTCGGCATAAGTTAGGTGGATTGATTAGTGTGGAAGAAAGGGCACATAAATTGCAATAAATGCTTGCAATAAAATGTTGTGCTGTAATAAAAGCCTTCTGTAATAAGTTTATTGTACAAACAGCAATAGATAAAACTGCAACACATCAACAAGAAGATATTTACTTTACCTGTACCTCTAGCTATCATTGTACCAAGGGTCAAAAATAAGTATCACTACTAGTTTACTACTGTACCAGACACCCAATAAGCACAGGACTGCAGTGAATTAACTAGGAAATTCTGGCCGGTACAAGAATCAACGTAAAGAAGATCGCAAACCTTGTACCTGGTAAAATCCAACAGAATTAAAACCAAGACTCAAGTTGAGGAGGCCAATGGAGATGCCATTGAGCACTCCAAATCCCATGACAGTTCTCGAGTCGAAAGGCTTGTGCTCGAAGAACTTCATCCATAATGCTACATGGAGGGAGCAAAATGTGACAAGAAGATGCCAACTCGTCAAGGTAGTGGCTGCAAAATACAATTCCATGTATGGAAAAACAGTTAGTGTCATTTATATTCATGTAAATTCTACAAACACTAATACATTGCAATGCATTTGAGAAAAGAAGTAACAGAAAATGGTAGGTGAAAAAGGAGGCTACAATCAACACAAGTCAACCTATGTTCTGCACAAAAAAGGCACAAGTCAAGCTTGACAATAAGTTCCACATACAGTGCATGAGTTCATAATTCAAATTGCAGCACCAGATCAAACAAGGATATTACTCCCCTGCGTCAAGCAACCTGGTAGATGTGCTACTAAAGCTTGTTCACTGCACTAGTATAAACAATTGAATCTAATCCACACCATCAAAACCATCAAAGTTTCATATTCACTACTCCTCTtagcaaattttttttgttcaaaagcTTCACCAGAACTGCATGAGTTCGAGAAACATTTTATCCTACCACTATCTCTACAATGATGCTCTCCCCATCTCTAAATTAAATACCACggccaaattcacaaaaatcaaacactacaaaaaaaaaaatctaacaattgATCTAAGCACATAAATCAATAAGCAATCCTCGCTGAAAACAACCCCTACGAAATTCGCAGAGCATCACAGATCTACGCGAATCGCAAGCGACCAATCAAGAAGCTTGGGGGGAAGCAAAGGAAAAGAAGAGCCCAGATCTCCCAACACCCACCAAAGTTGAAGCCGAGGGAGCTCATGAGCGCCTTGTTGCAGATGACAATGGAGACGGATGACACCACGGAGAGGCTCAGCGCCCCCACCGTCCCCAGCTGGAACTTCTCCCCGCCGAcacccatctcctcctcctcctccgccgcccgccgcccgcccaccGCAAAAAGGGTACGAAGATCAAAGCTTCCCGATCGAGGGCGCCCCAGCCACGCCGCCGGATGCACCTGCACGCGGGAAGAGATCCCATTTCGATCATCGGAGAGGCAAGAAGCCCAAGAAACCCAAGAAATCGAGCGAGGCCTTACCCGGCTGTGGATCTGGGCGAATCTGGCGGGGGCGTGGAGGGTGGGCAATGGCGCCGAGGCGGAGATCTGCGGGGGGTGGTGGGATTCGCGGTGGCGAATCGGGGGATGGgagggaaggggggaggggaggagacaaAGGTGGAGTTTTTATATGGGGGAAGGTCGTCCCTCTTCTCGCGTCGTCGGTGATGAGATGGATTGGAAATGAAGAGAGATGAATGAATGGAGAGATGGATAGAAAGATAGAGAGAGGCTTTCAGATTTGGGAGCTATTGATTGACTCTTTGAGAGTAAATGCATGCTATTTTCTTATGGTTTTGTGAGGCCTGCTTTAGTTCTTAAaactttttttcctaaaaacatcacatcgaatttttgacacatgcatagagtattaaatatggataaaatgaataactaattgtacagtttgcatggaaatcgcgagatgaattttttgagcctaattagttcatgattagccataagtgctacagtaaccaacatgtgctaatgacggattaattaggcttaataaattcatctcacggttTCCAAGGCGAGTTATGAGATTAgatttttcattcgtgtccgaaaaccccttccaacatctggtcaaacgttcgatgtaacACCCAAAATATTTCTTATGATTTGATGagcttcttttcttcttctcgttAAAAATTTTTCCTTCCATTGAGTATTTTCTCTCTAAGATAAATtttggagggtttttttttatgttcggATGATGGTTTATTTTCATGTTGTGATGTTTCTTCTTTAATATGTAACAGAAGGGTCAAAGTTAATCGCTGAAACGGTAATATACATCTCGACGGCTTTATGTATACTCATTTGTCGGTTTTGTCGTAATTAATAAAGTACGTGCCACTACAACGATGTGTTACTTTGACTCCTTTTTAGCTTCTAGCGACATAACTTGAGGCTTGCTTCTTCTAACAAAGAAGGGTGTGAGAGATAGAGGGGCTTTCACATGTGGAAGCTATTGACTCTGAGAGTAAATGTCTGGCATTTTCTTATGGTTTTGTGAGGTTCATTTGAAGGGTTGGGCTGGTGGACCTGCTCAACCTTATTTCTTCTTCTCACCAAAAATAGTCCCCACCTTTTGAGACTTTTAtctccaaaattttggaagtttttctTTAATGTTTGGGGTGatggtttgtttttttactgtGGTGTTTGCCTTTAATATGTAGCAGGAGAGTCAAAGTTAATCAACGGGATAAATATATTTCTTGAACGGTTTTTTGTTTCACTTATTTGATGTTTtatcatgattaattaataaagTGCATACCATACCATTTATGGTGATTTGTAACTTAGACTTTACTTTGACCAAAAATACATCTTGTCGATTTGCTACATTTAATTATGACTTGTTTCATACTCTCGTTGATAAAACCATGATGTAGATCCGTGCATTTGAGTTAAGCGTGCTtcttttaacatttttttatttatagaatTTGAATTCATCCAATCGAAAACATTTTATTGTTTTCATGTTGCGGTGTTTGTCCTTTAATATATAGCAGAAGGGTACATTTAAATGTTGAAACGGTAATATATATCTGGATGGCTTTCTATTCCACTCATTTGTCTGTTTTATTAAATAAAGTATGTGCCACTCACAAACAACAATATGGTACTTTGACTTCTTTTTAGCTTCTAGCGACATAATGCATCTTATCGATTTGAACGTATAGCTACattaaatcattatatatttatattagatTTATTCCATACTCTTATCGGTAAATTTGTGATGAGATATATTTGGTTGAGCTAGGCGTTACTTCGTCTGACaatttttaattgaattatttgaatttatggTTTTGGCGTTGATATTTATTGTTGATAGATCTGTAAATAAATTAGTATAATAGTTTTATTACTATatcaatatataattttataggattttggAGACTTTTTTATAGGGTGATGATTTGTTTTCGTGTTGCGGTGTTTGCCTTTAATATGTAACAGGAGGGTCAAAGTTAACCGTTGAGACGAAAATATATCTTGAACAGTTTTCTGTTTCACTCGTTTATCGGTTTTATCATGATTAATAAAGTTTGTGTCATTTTTGTCGTTTATGGTTATGTGTTACTTACACTTTACTTTGACTAGAAATATGTCTTGTCTATTTGCTATAATAAAATCATTCTGGACTTATTTCATACCCTTATTGACAAAACAACCACATAGATCTAGCATTGCTTCTTTTAACATTTTTTCATTGATAGTATTTGAATTCATTCTACTAATAACTTTTTATTGGCTTTAGCGTTGACATTAAATGTTGCTAGATCTGtcactaaaaatcattttatagtataataattttattactatatatcaatataatattataaaattcctggggaaaaataaaatgttgtAAAAGGTTAAATCAAAGGCAGCAACAGTTTTATAAACATGCCAACGATGGGATGGTCCTATTATCAATACTAAACCatatactattcatgttttaggATCCTTAAAGTTATGTGAGGTCATTATCTTGGcctaaattaaaaatagagCCTTAGTGGGCTATGAACACATGCAAAGAAATGTATAGTGTCAGTTTATAAACCAGCCTGGATTCCCTGATGTCAGTTTGTGCAGCCTCTtccttgaaaagaaaaatgcagtGTTCCAATCTCCACCAGAACAAGCAGGAACTCAGATCAGGGTGTTAGTATTCCCTGTAAATAAAATAGTCCAATTCAAAACCAGTGAACTATCATAAACACTGGCCAAATCAATTGTGAATTCTCTTTTCTTTGGGATGAACATGCAAATATTGTTTAGAATTGTGCTTAGCCCCAAACTATGATCATCTGATGCAACTCTGGACTATTATGGGACTTTGACCAGAGTAGTTTGCTTGAAAGCTGGGTCTAATTATAGAGGAGCACAAGACAACAAATAGGTTGGTAGGTAGCCCCCATTGGTTAGTTCACttcattttagtttttcttcttGGGGTCATTTCCATGGGAGGAAGACAGGGGAACAGCCAACTAGAAGAAATCAAAAGACCATGTGGATCAGTTGACCCTGCCTAAATTTTAGAACATTTAAagct contains these protein-coding regions:
- the LOC127774688 gene encoding UDP-xylose transporter 3-like isoform X2, producing the protein MGVGGEKFQLGTVGALSLSVVSSVSIVICNKALMSSLGFNFATTLTSWHLLVTFCSLHVALWMKFFEHKPFDSRTVMGFGVLNGISIGLLNLSLGFNSVGFYQMTKLAIIPCTVILETLFFRKKFSRSIQLSLSVLLFGVGVATVTDLQLNAVGSVLSLLAIITTCIAQIMTNTIQKKFKVSSTQLLYQSCPYQSLTLFLIGPFLDGFLTNQNVFAFDYTSQVVFFIVLSCLISVSVNFSTFLVIGKTSPVTYQVLGHLKTCLVLTFGYVLLHDPFSWRNILGILIAVVGMVLYSYFCTLEGQQKNAEVSPQQLFKTPYITGERRRFGSFDLRLSEQS
- the LOC127774688 gene encoding UDP-xylose transporter 3-like isoform X1 — protein: MGVGGEKFQLGTVGALSLSVVSSVSIVICNKALMSSLGFNFATTLTSWHLLVTFCSLHVALWMKFFEHKPFDSRTVMGFGVLNGISIGLLNLSLGFNSVGFYQMTKLAIIPCTVILETLFFRKKFSRSIQLSLSVLLFGVGVATVTDLQLNAVGSVLSLLAIITTCIAQIMTNTIQKKFKVSSTQLLYQSCPYQSLTLFLIGPFLDGFLTNQNVFAFDYTSQVVFFIVLSCLISVSVNFSTFLVIGKTSPVTYQVLGHLKTCLVLTFGYVLLHDPFSWRNILGILIAVVGMVLYSYFCTLEGQQKNAEVSPQQAKEGDSAPLISDSLSKVENGGGVVDDEPLKVPMWSSKYSRA